The following are encoded in a window of Candidatus Goldiibacteriota bacterium genomic DNA:
- a CDS encoding arginine decarboxylase, pyruvoyl-dependent, translating into MAKKKAVAKKKAAVKSVKEISFGQCGITTTIPDKFYLVAGHDEGMTPLNAFDNALVDAGVGNTNLVRMSSILPPASKLIKPIKLPLGALVPVAYASKVSTIVGEIISAGVAVAIPQDPKLNGLIMEYSGAGHKEEIEKIVRSMAEEGMKKRGYKVKEIKSIAAQHKVDHTGAAYAAVVLWW; encoded by the coding sequence ATGGCTAAAAAGAAGGCTGTCGCAAAAAAGAAGGCTGCTGTAAAATCCGTAAAAGAAATCTCGTTTGGACAGTGCGGGATAACAACAACAATACCCGATAAATTTTACCTTGTAGCCGGCCACGATGAAGGTATGACGCCTTTAAACGCTTTTGATAACGCGCTTGTTGACGCGGGCGTCGGCAATACAAACCTGGTAAGGATGAGCTCTATTCTTCCTCCGGCAAGCAAACTTATTAAACCCATAAAACTTCCGCTTGGCGCTTTAGTGCCTGTGGCATACGCAAGCAAAGTAAGCACGATTGTCGGTGAAATTATATCGGCCGGTGTGGCTGTGGCAATACCACAAGACCCAAAATTAAACGGATTGATAATGGAATATTCCGGAGCGGGGCATAAAGAAGAAATTGAAAAAATCGTAAGGTCAATGGCGGAAGAAGGAATGAAAAAGAGGGGATACAAAGTTAAAGAGATAAAGAGCATTGCAGCGCAGCATAAAGTGGACCATACGGGCGCGGCATACGCGGCAGTTGTGCTGTGGTGGTAA
- the speE gene encoding polyamine aminopropyltransferase, producing MKKITGSKWAHEPWHRTMFSYKIKKKLFEKKTKFQLLEEFETEGCGNLMALDGCFMLTDMEEFVYHDMIVHVPLYSHPNPQDVLVIGGGDGGTVREVLRHKTVKRVDFAEIDDEVFKAALKYHKGLVGWVGDKRVNYCFSDGCEFIKNKKKEYDVIIIDSTDPVDIGEGLFTMEFYKNVKEALKPGGCMVAQTEDPFYDAEFLLRGHNKIKNTFKNSAMYLAYIPTYPSGCWSFTFGSDSITPDKIRNKKSGRINTRYYTPELHMGALALPKFVQDLIKTGKSVIEVKGKKAKKK from the coding sequence ATGAAAAAAATAACAGGCAGCAAGTGGGCGCACGAACCCTGGCACCGCACGATGTTTAGTTATAAAATCAAGAAAAAACTTTTTGAAAAAAAGACAAAATTTCAGCTGTTGGAAGAGTTTGAAACAGAGGGCTGCGGAAACTTAATGGCGCTTGACGGCTGTTTTATGCTTACCGACATGGAAGAATTTGTTTATCATGACATGATTGTTCATGTCCCGCTTTACTCCCACCCGAATCCGCAGGATGTTCTGGTAATAGGCGGCGGAGACGGCGGAACAGTAAGGGAAGTATTAAGGCACAAAACCGTTAAAAGGGTTGATTTCGCGGAGATTGATGACGAAGTTTTTAAAGCGGCGCTGAAATATCATAAGGGCCTTGTCGGCTGGGTGGGCGACAAAAGGGTCAATTACTGTTTTTCAGACGGCTGCGAATTTATCAAAAATAAGAAAAAAGAGTACGATGTAATAATTATAGATTCCACAGACCCTGTTGATATAGGCGAAGGGCTTTTTACGATGGAATTTTATAAGAACGTAAAAGAAGCTTTAAAGCCGGGCGGCTGCATGGTGGCCCAGACTGAAGACCCGTTCTATGACGCTGAATTTCTTTTAAGGGGGCATAACAAGATTAAAAATACCTTTAAAAATTCAGCTATGTATCTGGCATACATCCCCACATACCCGTCAGGGTGCTGGAGTTTCACATTCGGTTCAGATTCCATTACACCTGATAAAATCAGGAATAAAAAATCCGGCAGGATTAACACCAGATACTACACGCCGGAACTTCATATGGGAGCCCTTGCCCTGCCTAAATTTGTGCAGGACCTTATTAAGACGGGCAAAAGCGTCATTGAAGTTAAAGGGAAAAAGGCGAAAAAGAAATGA